A stretch of Sphingomonas sp. JUb134 DNA encodes these proteins:
- a CDS encoding gene transfer agent family protein: protein MSGDPANPVRGEAELRVAGERLVLRPSFAALVAAEGELGPLFALVERAAAGKLALGELVALFWHCLRERPEALTREALGEAVVAGGLAAATPALRQLLAQILGGR from the coding sequence ATGAGCGGGGACCCTGCCAATCCGGTGCGCGGCGAGGCGGAATTGCGGGTGGCGGGCGAGCGGCTGGTGCTGCGGCCGAGCTTTGCCGCGCTGGTAGCGGCGGAGGGCGAGCTGGGGCCGTTGTTCGCGCTGGTGGAGCGGGCGGCGGCGGGCAAGCTGGCGCTCGGCGAGCTGGTGGCGCTGTTCTGGCACTGCCTGCGCGAACGGCCCGAGGCGCTGACCCGCGAGGCGCTGGGCGAGGCGGTGGTTGCCGGAGGCTTGGCGGCGGCGACGCCGGCGTTGCGGCAGTTGCTGGCGCAGATCCTGGGCGGGCGATGA
- a CDS encoding phage tail assembly chaperone, whose translation MSERFADATVRLAGMAGLWFGWSPDAFWRATPAELGALVKAAGGEAGTAPPDAGTLARLMEAFPDG comes from the coding sequence ATGAGCGAGCGCTTCGCCGACGCGACGGTGCGATTGGCGGGGATGGCGGGGCTGTGGTTCGGCTGGAGCCCTGACGCCTTCTGGCGGGCTACCCCGGCCGAGCTTGGCGCGCTGGTGAAGGCGGCGGGCGGCGAAGCGGGCACGGCGCCGCCCGATGCGGGCACGCTTGCCCGGCTGATGGAGGCATTCCCCGATGGATGA
- a CDS encoding tail tape measure protein → MDEEIERLVVSVRADTAGFARDVAAMQNSLEGPFASGVDRAGRALETTLVRAVRSGSMGFEDLGRIANQVLGEIAAGAMRSGLDTLLGGAASGGGLLGSLLGLVSGAPGRATGGPVSPQRPYWVGERGPELFVPTSSGSVVAPQTGGGRDVRIAISVQAGSGDAPRALAQSSRQVARAVKAALADLD, encoded by the coding sequence ATGGATGAGGAAATCGAGCGGCTGGTGGTGTCGGTGCGCGCCGATACCGCCGGCTTCGCGCGCGACGTGGCGGCGATGCAGAACAGCCTGGAGGGGCCGTTCGCGAGCGGCGTCGACCGCGCTGGCCGTGCTTTGGAGACGACGCTCGTACGGGCGGTGCGCAGCGGATCAATGGGCTTCGAGGACCTGGGGCGGATCGCCAACCAGGTGCTGGGCGAGATCGCCGCGGGCGCGATGCGCAGCGGGCTCGACACGCTGCTGGGCGGAGCGGCGAGCGGGGGCGGGTTGCTGGGATCGTTGCTGGGGCTGGTGTCGGGCGCGCCGGGGCGGGCTACGGGCGGCCCGGTCAGCCCGCAGCGGCCTTATTGGGTCGGCGAGCGCGGGCCGGAGCTGTTCGTGCCCACCAGCAGCGGCAGCGTGGTGGCACCGCAAACCGGCGGCGGGCGAGACGTGCGGATCGCGATCTCGGTCCAGGCCGGGTCGGGAGACGCCCCGCGCGCGCTGGCCCAATCGAGCCGGCAGGTCGCGCGCGCGGTGAAGGCCGCGCTGGCGGACCTCGACTGA
- a CDS encoding phage distal tail protein, Rcc01695 family: MGYWLARTRTVQAEDVLTRFDPRFWTVNFPRPMMASVVSRAPDALRVDAVFYRRDDLAGLIWESEDRHDHPLLGYATERDYRRCRLRFRWRSGGVRPLDAVHGPVLTIEGRDAGGTPRAWYVRLWNYASGTPEDAVVEIDFATAIGGFELPPDADPVWAGDVDRMFVSLVAPDYDGEDALLPGPAKGWVELSEIACDGPDSVLAIGAPILPEHGLSIASGYDDSYHLTPARLLRNALHLGYRGSIVHYVGMSHYFRLEANGGGLYASLAGGVLNTPCVAWHRHFAAEAKALGYGVIWSLSYELLDQHCWGDWKQRAGDGSPALTGWEPPSALLSPAHGGAMAYLQQVAQAFVRLAIEAGLLVRFQVGEPWWWVMPDGRPCLYDAAAQALLDPVEIPSVRGPLDDAQTATLDRAGAVLAASTAALTDAVRQVAPEAETLLLAYLPTVLDAAAPELKRANLPIGWASPAFDVLQLEDYDWAAVGNVAATARGIAAAEARLGYPPERQQYFAGFVLRPEDAGQWQAIDWAAETARARGVTGTFIWALPQVIRDGFVHFDEGEDAMQAFDDVRFPLALGREAEVAPELSTAIVTSAGGAEKRNADWAQPRTRYDVGPGVRSEADIATLLAFFRARMGPARGFRLTDPFDNSSGEDVSPEDQVIGVGDGITTRFPLLKHYGEVARRITRPVAGSVRVAVDGIETHGFSLDSGGIVALDLAPNRGAVVTAGFRFDVPVRFAEDRLAVNRATFLAGAAPSVPLIEVREA, from the coding sequence ATGGGATATTGGCTGGCGCGCACGCGGACCGTGCAGGCGGAGGATGTGCTCACCCGCTTCGACCCGCGCTTCTGGACGGTGAACTTTCCGCGGCCGATGATGGCCTCGGTCGTGTCGAGGGCGCCCGATGCGCTGCGGGTGGATGCCGTCTTCTACCGCAGGGACGATCTGGCGGGACTGATCTGGGAGTCGGAGGACCGGCACGACCACCCGTTGCTCGGCTATGCGACCGAGCGCGACTATCGCCGGTGTCGCCTGCGCTTCCGCTGGCGATCGGGCGGGGTGCGGCCGCTGGACGCGGTGCATGGGCCGGTGCTGACGATCGAGGGGCGCGACGCTGGGGGCACGCCGCGGGCCTGGTACGTGCGGCTGTGGAATTATGCCTCCGGCACGCCCGAGGACGCGGTGGTGGAGATCGACTTCGCCACCGCGATCGGCGGGTTCGAACTTCCTCCGGACGCGGACCCGGTCTGGGCCGGGGACGTCGACCGCATGTTCGTGTCGCTGGTGGCGCCGGACTATGATGGCGAGGACGCGCTGCTGCCGGGGCCGGCGAAAGGATGGGTCGAGCTGTCCGAGATCGCCTGCGACGGTCCGGATTCGGTGCTGGCGATCGGAGCGCCGATCCTGCCCGAGCATGGCCTGTCGATCGCGAGCGGCTATGACGACAGCTATCACCTGACGCCGGCCCGGCTGCTGCGCAACGCGCTGCACCTGGGGTATCGCGGCAGCATCGTCCATTATGTCGGGATGAGCCACTATTTCCGGCTCGAGGCGAACGGCGGGGGCCTGTACGCGAGCCTGGCAGGGGGCGTGCTCAACACACCGTGCGTGGCGTGGCACCGGCATTTCGCCGCGGAGGCCAAGGCGCTCGGCTATGGCGTGATCTGGTCGCTGTCGTACGAGCTGCTCGACCAGCATTGCTGGGGCGATTGGAAGCAGCGCGCAGGCGACGGATCCCCGGCGCTGACCGGGTGGGAGCCGCCGTCGGCGCTGCTCTCGCCGGCGCATGGCGGCGCGATGGCGTATCTTCAGCAGGTGGCGCAGGCGTTCGTGCGGCTGGCGATCGAAGCGGGGCTCCTGGTCCGGTTCCAGGTCGGCGAGCCGTGGTGGTGGGTGATGCCGGACGGGCGGCCGTGCCTGTACGACGCGGCCGCCCAGGCGCTGCTCGATCCGGTCGAGATCCCGAGCGTGCGAGGGCCGCTCGACGACGCGCAGACGGCGACGCTCGACCGGGCCGGTGCGGTGCTGGCGGCGTCGACGGCTGCGCTGACGGACGCGGTGCGGCAGGTGGCACCGGAGGCGGAGACGCTGCTGCTCGCCTATCTGCCGACAGTGCTCGATGCCGCCGCGCCCGAGCTCAAGCGCGCGAACCTGCCGATCGGCTGGGCCTCACCCGCGTTCGACGTGCTCCAGCTGGAGGATTACGACTGGGCGGCCGTCGGCAATGTCGCGGCGACCGCGCGCGGGATCGCGGCGGCCGAGGCGCGGCTGGGCTATCCGCCCGAGCGCCAGCAGTATTTCGCCGGCTTCGTGCTGCGTCCGGAAGATGCCGGACAGTGGCAGGCGATCGACTGGGCTGCGGAGACGGCGCGGGCACGTGGCGTAACGGGCACCTTCATCTGGGCACTGCCGCAGGTGATCCGCGACGGCTTCGTGCATTTCGACGAGGGAGAGGATGCGATGCAGGCGTTCGACGACGTGCGCTTTCCGCTGGCGCTGGGGCGAGAGGCCGAGGTGGCGCCGGAGCTGTCGACCGCGATCGTCACCAGCGCGGGTGGCGCCGAGAAGCGGAACGCGGACTGGGCGCAGCCGCGGACCCGCTACGATGTGGGGCCGGGTGTGCGATCGGAGGCGGACATCGCGACGCTGCTCGCCTTTTTCCGCGCGCGGATGGGGCCGGCGCGCGGGTTCCGGCTGACGGATCCCTTCGACAACAGTTCCGGCGAGGATGTCAGCCCCGAAGACCAGGTGATCGGGGTCGGAGACGGCATCACGACGCGCTTCCCGCTCCTCAAGCACTATGGCGAGGTGGCGCGGCGGATCACGCGGCCGGTGGCGGGCAGCGTCCGGGTGGCCGTGGACGGGATCGAAACGCACGGCTTCTCGCTCGATTCGGGCGGGATCGTCGCACTCGACCTTGCCCCGAACCGCGGAGCGGTGGTGACGGCCGGGTTCCGCTTCGACGTGCCGGTGCGCTTCGCCGAGGATCGGCTGGCGGTAAACCGGGCGACCTTCCTGGCCGGCGCCGCGCCTTCGGTGCCGCTGATCGAGGTGCGCGAGGCATGA
- a CDS encoding DUF2163 domain-containing protein, with protein MTGWLEGALTTTTLCWRLERIDGVTIGLTAHDRDVTVEGLRYRAAPGMTPSAIRRGDRMDADDMEASGPLSMDAIGETDLLAGRWDGARIAVFAVDWTRPTEPLLLGEGRLGAVETADGAFTAELRGAAFALEQAVVEETSPGCRAHLGDRRCRVPMAGRRRFARVVASEGRQLTLDRVEPAADAYGAGRLRWFGGANAGLESAIAASDGATLTLERVPPLPVTGGELLELVEGCDKRLETCAGRFANAVNFRGEPYLPGIDLLTRYPGA; from the coding sequence ATGACGGGCTGGCTCGAGGGTGCCCTCACCACGACCACCTTGTGCTGGCGGCTGGAGCGCATCGACGGCGTCACGATCGGCCTGACGGCGCATGATCGCGACGTAACCGTGGAGGGCCTGCGTTATCGCGCCGCGCCGGGCATGACCCCGTCCGCCATCCGCCGCGGCGACCGGATGGATGCCGACGACATGGAGGCAAGCGGCCCCCTCAGCATGGACGCGATCGGCGAGACCGACCTGCTCGCCGGGCGGTGGGATGGCGCGCGGATCGCCGTGTTTGCGGTCGATTGGACGAGGCCCACGGAACCGTTGCTGCTGGGCGAGGGGCGATTGGGCGCTGTCGAGACGGCGGACGGTGCGTTCACCGCGGAGCTGCGTGGCGCCGCGTTCGCGCTGGAACAGGCGGTGGTGGAGGAAACCTCACCCGGGTGCCGGGCGCACCTGGGGGATCGGCGCTGCCGCGTCCCCATGGCCGGCAGGCGGCGGTTCGCGCGCGTGGTCGCATCGGAAGGGCGGCAGCTGACGCTCGACCGGGTGGAGCCGGCCGCGGATGCCTATGGCGCAGGCCGGTTGCGCTGGTTCGGCGGCGCCAATGCGGGGCTGGAGTCGGCGATCGCCGCGTCCGATGGCGCGACCCTGACGCTGGAGCGCGTGCCGCCGCTGCCCGTCACAGGAGGCGAGCTGCTGGAGCTGGTCGAAGGGTGCGACAAGAGGCTGGAGACCTGTGCCGGCCGCTTCGCCAACGCAGTCAACTTCCGCGGCGAACCCTATCTGCCGGGGATCGACCTGCTCACCCGCTATCCCGGCGCATGA
- a CDS encoding peptidoglycan endopeptidase, with product MSGNLRIVAGARRAVGSRFRLHGRDPALGLDCVGLVAVALAADGHPGSVPADYALRSGDVANAEALLRAAGLVLIAEGEPGDVVLLRPGAGQLHLAILIEDGVIHADAMLRRVVERPGALPFPVVGTWRWQGGEG from the coding sequence ATGAGCGGCAACCTGCGGATCGTCGCCGGGGCGCGGCGGGCGGTGGGAAGCCGGTTTCGCCTGCATGGGCGCGACCCCGCGCTGGGGCTCGACTGCGTCGGCCTGGTGGCCGTGGCGCTGGCAGCGGACGGGCATCCAGGGAGCGTGCCTGCCGATTACGCGCTTCGATCGGGCGACGTCGCGAACGCCGAAGCCCTGCTGCGCGCAGCGGGGCTGGTGCTGATCGCGGAAGGCGAACCGGGCGATGTGGTGCTGCTCCGGCCGGGTGCGGGCCAGCTGCACCTGGCGATCCTGATCGAGGACGGCGTCATCCACGCCGACGCAATGCTGCGGCGCGTGGTCGAGCGTCCGGGGGCACTGCCCTTTCCCGTAGTGGGGACGTGGCGCTGGCAAGGAGGAGAGGGCTGA
- a CDS encoding phage tail protein encodes MATLVLTVVGGAVGGPIGAALGATLGRAVDGSLWGAKGRQGPRLTELAVQTSSYATQIPRVFGTMRVAGSVIWATELVETRSSDSASKGQASVTRYSYSANFAVLLSGRPIQGVRRIWADGKLLRGAAGDWKAQTGFRLHLGDEAQQPDPLIAAVEGPGLAPAHRGCAYAVFEGLQLADFGNRIPSLTFEVDADPEPVTAGAVIQELSGGRIGAGEGALPLVGYSAQGDSVRAAVETLLTPAGYWIGEDGVRADAGRATTIGDLAARLDGAKPGRGVRTIAASDKAPAEVTIGYYEAARDYQTGVQRAVRSGATGRGVRIELPAVIAPEHARGLAARAVDALDLARETRRVCLDWSHVAIAPGDRVQIEGEAGQWRVQGWTLEHMVLTLDLKRIVGAAIPARAASGGRGTLAPDTLHGPTRLMAFELPPIEERTTEVAQVAVLASGMLPGWRRAALLVSEDAGQSWAPLGSTAAPAVLGTLVTVPEAAPATVEDRRSILEVDFPHDEMALAGASGAALDLGANLAMVGDELLQFAEAVQVAPRRWRLRRLWRGRRGTEAVIGSQRVGDGFALIRPDALRTLEPRRSGNGARLRLRAIGIDDGAEGVSAEVAVTGKWRLPPSPVHLRGNALAEGALQLEWVRRSRSGWQWRDGVEVPLGEDAEAYAVRVLRADGSATAIDCSVPRLTLPPERASGACRIEVRQIGTHGLSAPAVLTLC; translated from the coding sequence ATGGCGACGCTGGTGCTGACGGTGGTCGGCGGAGCGGTGGGCGGGCCGATCGGAGCGGCGCTGGGAGCGACGCTCGGCCGCGCCGTGGACGGCAGCCTGTGGGGCGCCAAGGGACGGCAAGGTCCGCGGCTCACCGAACTCGCGGTGCAGACCTCATCCTATGCAACCCAGATCCCGCGGGTGTTCGGGACCATGCGGGTGGCGGGATCCGTGATCTGGGCGACCGAACTGGTCGAGACGCGCAGCAGCGACAGCGCGAGCAAGGGGCAGGCGAGCGTCACGCGCTACAGCTATTCGGCGAATTTCGCGGTGCTGTTGTCGGGGCGCCCGATCCAGGGCGTGCGGCGGATCTGGGCGGACGGCAAGCTTTTGCGCGGCGCGGCGGGCGACTGGAAGGCGCAGACCGGCTTTCGCCTGCATTTGGGCGACGAGGCGCAGCAGCCGGATCCGCTGATCGCGGCGGTGGAGGGGCCCGGCCTGGCACCTGCGCATCGGGGCTGCGCCTATGCGGTGTTCGAGGGGCTGCAACTCGCCGACTTCGGCAATCGCATCCCGTCGTTGACCTTCGAAGTGGACGCCGACCCGGAGCCGGTGACTGCCGGCGCCGTGATCCAGGAACTGAGCGGCGGCAGGATCGGTGCCGGCGAGGGGGCACTGCCGCTGGTCGGCTATTCGGCACAGGGGGACAGCGTGCGCGCGGCGGTGGAAACGCTGCTGACGCCGGCGGGGTACTGGATCGGCGAGGACGGCGTGCGGGCCGACGCCGGCCGCGCGACCACCATCGGAGACCTGGCCGCACGCCTGGATGGGGCGAAGCCCGGCCGGGGCGTACGGACGATCGCGGCGAGCGACAAGGCGCCCGCCGAGGTGACGATCGGCTATTACGAGGCGGCGCGCGACTACCAGACCGGGGTTCAGCGTGCCGTTCGCTCCGGTGCGACCGGGCGGGGCGTCCGGATCGAGTTGCCGGCCGTGATCGCTCCCGAGCATGCGCGCGGGCTCGCCGCGCGTGCCGTCGACGCGCTGGACCTGGCGCGGGAAACGCGGCGGGTGTGCCTCGACTGGAGCCACGTCGCCATCGCTCCGGGAGACCGGGTGCAGATCGAGGGCGAAGCCGGCCAGTGGCGGGTGCAAGGCTGGACGCTCGAGCACATGGTGCTGACGCTCGACCTGAAGCGGATTGTGGGCGCAGCGATCCCCGCGCGTGCGGCCTCGGGCGGGCGGGGGACCCTCGCTCCCGATACGTTGCACGGGCCCACGCGCCTGATGGCGTTCGAACTGCCCCCGATCGAGGAGCGCACGACGGAGGTGGCGCAGGTGGCAGTGCTCGCTTCCGGGATGCTGCCGGGGTGGCGCCGCGCAGCCCTGCTGGTGAGCGAGGATGCGGGCCAAAGCTGGGCGCCCCTCGGGAGCACCGCGGCACCCGCCGTTCTGGGGACGCTCGTGACGGTCCCCGAAGCGGCTCCGGCGACGGTGGAGGATCGGCGTTCGATCCTGGAAGTGGATTTCCCGCACGACGAAATGGCGCTGGCGGGGGCCAGTGGTGCGGCGCTCGACCTGGGCGCGAACCTGGCGATGGTGGGTGACGAGTTGCTCCAGTTCGCGGAGGCCGTGCAGGTTGCGCCCAGGCGCTGGCGATTGCGACGGCTGTGGCGCGGTCGACGCGGCACCGAGGCGGTGATCGGCAGCCAGCGGGTGGGCGATGGCTTCGCCTTGATCCGTCCCGACGCGCTGCGCACCCTGGAGCCCCGCCGTAGCGGCAATGGCGCCCGGCTTCGGCTGCGTGCGATCGGGATCGACGATGGTGCGGAAGGTGTTTCGGCGGAGGTGGCCGTCACGGGCAAGTGGCGCCTTCCGCCGTCGCCCGTGCACCTGAGAGGCAATGCGCTTGCCGAGGGCGCCTTGCAGCTCGAGTGGGTTCGACGCAGCCGCTCCGGCTGGCAGTGGCGCGATGGCGTCGAGGTGCCGTTGGGCGAGGATGCGGAAGCTTATGCGGTGCGCGTGCTGCGCGCCGATGGCAGCGCGACCGCGATCGATTGCTCGGTGCCCCGGCTGACCCTGCCGCCCGAACGCGCGTCCGGTGCCTGCCGGATCGAGGTGCGGCAGATCGGCACCCACGGCCTCTCCGCTCCCGCCGTTCTGACCCTTTGCTGA
- a CDS encoding DUF2793 domain-containing protein has protein sequence MIDTTARLALPMLHAGQAQKEMTHNEALLALDVLLHPAVEEVGRNQPPDAPSAGQCWILGDAPVDAWAGQASSIAAWTEGGWRFLRGCEGMLLWCRSDGLPVRWLGGGWVTGEVHGTRLMVGGNQVVGGRRPAIASPSGGMIVDVEARTTLSLVLEALRDHGLVAGNAE, from the coding sequence ATGATCGATACGACCGCTCGCCTAGCGCTCCCGATGCTCCATGCCGGACAGGCGCAGAAGGAGATGACGCACAACGAGGCCCTGCTGGCACTCGACGTGCTGCTGCACCCGGCGGTGGAGGAGGTGGGGCGCAACCAGCCGCCCGATGCGCCGAGTGCCGGCCAATGCTGGATCCTCGGCGATGCACCGGTCGATGCCTGGGCCGGGCAGGCGAGCAGCATCGCGGCATGGACGGAGGGCGGCTGGCGTTTTCTTCGCGGTTGCGAAGGCATGCTGCTCTGGTGCCGCAGCGACGGGCTTCCGGTGCGGTGGCTGGGGGGTGGCTGGGTCACCGGCGAGGTGCACGGCACGCGCCTGATGGTGGGGGGGAACCAGGTGGTTGGTGGACGACGCCCCGCGATCGCCAGCCCAAGCGGCGGCATGATCGTGGACGTCGAAGCGCGCACCACGCTTTCGCTGGTGCTGGAGGCGCTTCGTGACCATGGATTGGTGGCCGGCAACGCCGAATAG
- a CDS encoding OmpA family protein, with protein MRKLAVTLALATTALSTPALARDNAWYVGVEGGAMIVEDIDYDLSTPAGGTSTVDHDYGYDVGGFVGYDFGAFRVEAEVSYRSASLDSYRSTTAIPVYAAGGGLGSVAAGDYDAGGSTSALSFMANAMLDFGEDDGVSGFVGGGAGVARVKASDYRLDERGSFLDDSDTVFAWQAIAGIRAPLSENVDVSLKYRFFNAEDVNLVDVTGRGYDGRFRSHSILGGLTFNFGEPAAPPPPPPPPPPPPPPPPPPPPPPQTVCTPGPYIVFFEWDKSDITPEAAGILDNAISNYQSCGNAQVMLAGHADRSGAASYNVGLSQRRADSVRAYLEGRGIPGGVISSEAFGESRPRVETADGVRELQNRRVEITYGPGSGM; from the coding sequence ATGCGGAAGCTTGCCGTCACATTGGCGCTCGCGACCACTGCGCTTTCGACTCCCGCCCTTGCCCGCGACAACGCGTGGTACGTGGGCGTGGAAGGCGGCGCGATGATCGTCGAAGATATCGACTATGACCTCTCGACGCCGGCTGGTGGCACCTCCACCGTCGACCACGACTATGGTTATGACGTCGGTGGCTTTGTCGGTTACGACTTCGGCGCGTTCCGCGTTGAAGCCGAGGTCAGCTATCGCAGCGCGTCGCTCGACAGCTATCGTTCCACCACCGCAATCCCGGTCTACGCTGCTGGCGGCGGCCTCGGCTCGGTCGCTGCAGGCGACTATGACGCCGGCGGCAGCACCTCGGCCCTGTCGTTCATGGCGAACGCCATGCTCGACTTCGGCGAAGACGACGGCGTGTCGGGCTTCGTCGGCGGCGGCGCCGGTGTCGCACGCGTCAAGGCGAGCGACTATCGCCTCGACGAGCGTGGCTCGTTCCTCGACGACTCCGACACGGTCTTCGCATGGCAGGCGATCGCGGGTATCCGCGCGCCGCTGTCCGAGAACGTGGACGTGTCGCTGAAGTACCGCTTCTTCAACGCTGAGGACGTCAACCTCGTCGACGTGACGGGTCGTGGCTACGACGGTCGTTTCCGGTCGCACAGCATCCTGGGTGGCCTGACCTTCAACTTCGGTGAACCGGCTGCTCCGCCGCCGCCGCCGCCGCCGCCGCCGCCGCCGCCTCCGCCGCCGCCGCCGCCGCCGCCGCCGCCGCAGACGGTGTGCACCCCGGGGCCGTACATCGTGTTCTTCGAGTGGGACAAGTCGGACATCACGCCGGAAGCGGCTGGCATCCTCGACAACGCCATCTCGAACTACCAGTCGTGCGGCAACGCGCAGGTCATGCTGGCCGGTCACGCCGACCGTTCGGGCGCAGCCTCGTACAACGTCGGCCTCTCGCAGCGCCGTGCGGACTCGGTCCGTGCGTACCTCGAGGGTCGCGGTATCCCGGGTGGCGTGATCTCCTCGGAAGCGTTCGGCGAGAGCCGCCCGCGCGTCGAGACCGCCGACGGCGTGCGCGAACTCCAGAACCGTCGCGTGGAAATCACCTACGGTCCGGGTTCGGGCATGTAA
- the ygfZ gene encoding CAF17-like 4Fe-4S cluster assembly/insertion protein YgfZ — protein MTETRPGTWLADRALLRVGGAEARPFLQGLVTQDVGTVAPETPRWSGLLTPQGKALFDFILWDDGNAVLIDCEAAQAETLARRLMLYRLRRPVTIEPVANGVHWSPDGEQGVADPRLAELGRRWLAPVAAPAGGWLAHRLALGVTEGVAELGQDKTLWLECNARELGGVSFTKGCYVGQENTARMHHRSKVNRRLVVAPIGEAGDRTRAIYPELALMVEHRRVDALGDAIVPAWLVNALAADKATAAL, from the coding sequence ATGACGGAAACCAGACCTGGCACTTGGCTTGCCGACCGTGCGTTGCTCCGCGTCGGCGGAGCGGAAGCGCGTCCCTTCCTCCAGGGGCTGGTGACGCAGGACGTCGGCACCGTAGCTCCCGAGACGCCACGCTGGTCCGGGCTGCTGACGCCGCAGGGCAAGGCGCTCTTCGACTTCATCCTGTGGGATGATGGCAATGCCGTGCTGATCGACTGCGAGGCGGCGCAGGCAGAGACGCTGGCCCGGCGGCTGATGCTGTACCGGCTGCGCCGGCCGGTCACGATCGAACCGGTCGCCAATGGCGTGCATTGGAGCCCGGATGGGGAGCAGGGCGTTGCGGACCCGCGCCTTGCGGAGCTTGGTCGCCGCTGGCTGGCGCCAGTAGCCGCGCCGGCCGGAGGCTGGCTTGCGCACCGGCTCGCACTCGGCGTGACGGAGGGCGTCGCCGAACTGGGGCAAGACAAGACGCTGTGGCTCGAGTGCAACGCACGAGAGCTCGGGGGCGTCAGCTTCACCAAAGGCTGCTACGTCGGGCAGGAGAACACGGCGCGGATGCACCACCGGTCCAAGGTCAACCGTCGCCTGGTGGTTGCCCCCATCGGCGAGGCGGGCGATCGCACGCGGGCGATCTATCCGGAATTGGCGTTGATGGTAGAGCATCGACGCGTTGACGCCTTGGGCGACGCGATCGTGCCTGCTTGGCTCGTCAACGCCCTTGCTGCCGACAAGGCGACCGCCGCACTGTAG
- a CDS encoding dihydroorotase, producing MASFDLKLAGGTVHLPGGPAAQDLWVREGRVAQIGGSGDAGTVIDCTGLDVLPGVIDTQVHFREPGLVHKEDLESGSRAAVLGGVTAVFEMPNTNPNTDSAEAIADKLARAKDRMWCDHAFYVGATAANAEQLAELERLPGTAGVKIFMGSSTGNLLVDDDSNLLRVLRSGHRRVAIHAEDEDRMNARAGERVTGDPRSHPVWRDDESAMIATRRILRLAREAGRRIHVLHVTTPAELELLGQNKDVASCEVTPQHLTLAGEEAYPRLGTHAQMNPPIRSGAHRDGLWYWLNQGVPDVIGSDHAPHTLEEKAKPYPASPSGMPGVQTLLPLMLDHVAAGRLTLQRLIDMTSAGPQRLFGLVRKGRIAVGYDADFTIVDLKKRWTVEEPWLASRAGWSPFTGMTLTGKPIGTIIRGEQVMWEGQLASEAIGAPLHFEAVDFG from the coding sequence GTGGCAAGCTTTGACCTCAAATTGGCAGGCGGCACCGTTCACCTGCCCGGCGGCCCTGCCGCGCAGGACCTTTGGGTCCGCGAGGGCCGTGTGGCGCAGATCGGCGGGTCAGGCGATGCGGGCACAGTGATCGACTGTACCGGCCTCGACGTCCTGCCGGGCGTGATCGACACCCAGGTGCATTTCCGCGAGCCCGGCCTGGTCCACAAGGAGGATCTGGAAAGCGGCAGCCGCGCGGCCGTGCTGGGTGGCGTGACCGCGGTGTTCGAGATGCCGAACACCAATCCCAACACCGACAGTGCCGAGGCGATCGCGGACAAGCTCGCGCGTGCCAAGGACCGCATGTGGTGCGACCACGCGTTCTACGTCGGGGCGACGGCAGCGAATGCCGAGCAGCTGGCGGAGCTGGAACGGCTCCCCGGCACGGCTGGGGTGAAGATCTTCATGGGATCTTCGACGGGCAACCTGCTGGTCGACGATGATTCGAACCTGCTCCGCGTCCTGCGCTCCGGCCACCGCCGCGTCGCAATCCATGCCGAGGACGAGGATCGCATGAACGCGCGTGCCGGCGAACGGGTGACGGGCGATCCGCGCTCCCATCCGGTGTGGCGGGACGACGAAAGCGCGATGATCGCGACGCGTCGCATTCTACGGCTGGCGCGGGAGGCGGGCCGGCGGATCCATGTGCTGCACGTCACCACCCCTGCAGAGCTCGAGCTGCTGGGGCAGAACAAGGATGTCGCCTCGTGCGAGGTCACGCCGCAGCACCTGACGCTGGCGGGTGAGGAGGCCTATCCGCGGCTGGGCACCCATGCCCAGATGAACCCGCCGATCCGATCCGGCGCACACCGCGACGGCCTGTGGTATTGGCTGAACCAGGGCGTCCCGGACGTGATCGGTTCCGATCACGCGCCGCATACGCTGGAGGAAAAGGCGAAGCCCTATCCGGCGAGCCCCAGCGGGATGCCGGGCGTGCAGACGTTGCTGCCGCTGATGCTGGACCATGTGGCGGCGGGCAGGCTCACGCTGCAGCGCCTGATCGACATGACGAGCGCAGGTCCGCAGCGCCTCTTCGGCCTAGTCCGCAAGGGGCGTATCGCGGTCGGCTATGACGCCGACTTCACGATCGTGGACCTGAAGAAGCGCTGGACGGTGGAGGAGCCCTGGCTGGCGTCGCGTGCGGGCTGGTCCCCGTTCACGGGCATGACGCTGACGGGCAAGCCCATCGGCACGATCATCCGCGGTGAGCAGGTGATGTGGGAGGGGCAACTTGCCTCGGAGGCAATCGGCGCGCCGCTGCACTTCGAGGCGGTGGACTTCGGCTGA